From a single Nymphaea colorata isolate Beijing-Zhang1983 chromosome 4, ASM883128v2, whole genome shotgun sequence genomic region:
- the LOC116253579 gene encoding uncharacterized protein LOC116253579 encodes MVSVIAQERLLGAALGGVMAAAITFEERKCIYRSVSTNQKHVATQSQEITGTLSTRNPCSRLASLWNATIDGSLGPVIRFLSSRGW; translated from the exons ATGGTTAGCGTCATAGCTCAG GAGCGGCTTCTTGGTGCAGCTCTGGGAGGAGTGATGGCCGCTGCTATCACCTTTGAGGAGCGCAAGTGCATTTATAGATCCGTGTCCACAAACCAGAAGCATGTCGCTACCCAATCGCAGGAG ATCACGGGGACATTATCAACTAGGAACCCATGTTCGAGATTGGCAAGCTTGTGGAATGCAACCATAGACGGAAGCCTTGGTCCAGTTATCAGGTTCCTCAGCTCTCGTGGTTGGTGA
- the LOC116253361 gene encoding uncharacterized protein LOC116253361 isoform X1, which yields MNSWTLLSAEFPGGLGFRKEDWVIASSHTAARRSGWRSQGTCFDLHPVLHAMNGASTLLTATGNRHQQEMQKLEGCLRLKQEALDEDIFDLMVSRDAVWERLEEAEYLILNRDRELSAAMERESALREAVEIKDREINSMKVLLEMSNKSNNARYSNQSRQNRGHGEGNAGDLDHLKEEIDRQLVNIRRNLETGRVCLTEGMREICRSRIGQSEDCSSVASEAASECTMPTDEVDGLFFPYLSLNTGITESYGNSVEVSSIHDRLSNIHRPSWVDLQKMYFQLSETNMAFNQMVDVLQRTLDVLFLKMKQMIYTYETSLSEKCWEHKLVSGVLTTVLQCFMEELQEASGARTAHKMLNKQVISSNAQRFIVREANTCLGNGFKSSLCASADENLRKNLQGKKRDFEGVSSLEDEDQHRVSPMTGISSSCTSLENSRLGTLVHPPNAYLEHHNRVSSVTGMNSSYTSLENRCLGTLVCPPRLESLCQATHSVAMMIRNHESLIRRKMKEMSMEDMHWYKGEISRTEYSPLRRVTSSDAKRKRVLGIASRLDNNIMENTVTSTGQRVHSRFCKRDLLFRLNFPANEKLDSLDDVLDCPSNEVNLQDIAEIKCEMEEVDFQAMMTQEVFSVLLLKSVEEVNYQLHDQAILSFMKDDILGLVIKDIILNWDEEKDLDVNRKVEAGIKSTTESCLCKINYLGDSKREKILPQQTILKTMATEVYQPSPVLDTISKRSFCSSSGTDSDKERRELEQDREDGDFQTMVMKEVLLLLYGESVKEFGFHLEHGSILTLLIEDTLRLIVRWTLTNWDSLDSCDVENLSGTSETNNFSRKSDYWRYHATEKFLSKAQSRPEGNGEATSQRIHVVHNLNQVIPSRCDTSLSKEIRMLQQDKEATENHITTVKEIVVLLFRGCLEEMRYQVDDVVVLNLIKEDILTLAFMEVLVDWKNQISGSEPSNSGRYDNKKSSCLPRCFIPCDTLWPTDPDGICALPLVLENSISGDSVTSPLSEINFREKIRELKEDQIQSCSRTMIMSKVFGVLFREYTLELFIQLEEHVILGLMMEDVLKLALREMLIDWNCEKDFCTFGSLITGDVYLTIFREAIESIGCVVDAGLSISGTGSKCKSTVKCLPFCGCHAAYMHVGNDEIHKKVLNPLFKFIKRNHVMINDCRNTMEHHTDFGLGSQELKELNKQEIQNRDILDEKGSILGEHNERLQQALKPMLWNKIWMREFEPCLDVMLRDYGQKVITETVTECTKWTPCPYVDNEEKKENIQETVDVSTMNLSQMFLDLEHVVHEKLSIVSSRLEELNEQLHPLSERASTLRNREFVHRIAFKRRCCDLQKAEIEVDLLADEVDMLLRLFEKAYVALDYYSPVLQHYAGVMDIMNLIRRELTKEFTLL from the exons ATGAACAGCTGGACACTGTTGAGTGCTGAATTCCCGGGTGGGCTTGGCTTTAGGAAAGAAGACTGGGTCATCGCCAGTTCACACACCGCAGCGCGTCGATCGGGATGGCGCTCTCAAGGTACTTGTTTCGACCTGCATCCCGTCTTGCACGCGATGAATGGGGCGTCCACACTGTTAACGGCAACTGGCAACCGGCATCAGCAG GAGATGCAGAAGCTGGAAGGTTGCCTGAGGCTGAAACAAGAGGCGTTGGATGAGGATATCTTCGACCTCATGGTTTCGAGAGATGCTGTCTGGGAACGCTTGGAGGAGGCCGAGTATCTAATCCTCAACAGGGACAGGGAGCTATCAGCTGCGATGGAGCGGGAGTCGGCGCTTAGGGAGGCTGTGGAGATCAAAGATAGGGAGATTAACTCGATGAAGGTGTTGCTGGAAATGTCCAATAAAAGCAATAATGCACGCTACTCGAACCAGTCCAGACAAAATCGAGGTCATGGCGAGGGCAATGCTGGTGATCTTGATCacttaaaagaagaaatagacCGACAATTGGTAAACATCAGGCGCAATTTGGAGACTGGGAGGGTCTGCTTAACCGAAGGAATGAGGGAGATCTGTCGCTCTCGAATAGGTCAAAGTGAAGATTGCTCAAGCGTAGCCTCCGAGGCAGCATCTGAGTGCACTATGCCTACTGATGAAGTGGATGGTTTATTCTTTCCCTACTTAAGTTTAAATACTGGAATTACAGAATCATATGGTAACTCTGTGGAAGTTAGCAGTATACATGATCGCCTATCCAACATCCACAGACCTTCGTGGGTTGATTTGCAGAAGATGTATTTCCAATTGTCTGAGACAAACATGGCATTCAACCAAATGGTGGATGTTCTTCAGAGAACCTTGGATGTGCTATTCTTAAAGATGAAGCAAATGATTTATACATACGAGACAAGCCTTTCTGAAAAATGTTGGGAGCATAAGCTTGTGTCCGGAGTGCTGACGACAGTTCTTCAGTGTTTCATGGAGGAGCTTCAGGAGGCTTCTGGGGCTAGAACTGCACACAAAATGCTAAATAAGCAGGTCATATCATCAAATGCCCAGCGTTTCATTGTGAGAGAGGCAAATACCTGCTTAGGAAATGGATTCAAAAGTTCCTTGTGTGCTTCTGCTGatgaaaatttgagaaagaaCCTTCAAGGAAAAAAGCGTGACTTTGAAGGGGTATCttctttggaagatgaagatcAACACCGTGTTTCTCCTATGACAGGCATCAGCTCGTCTTGCACATCCTTGGAGAATAGTCGGCTAGGAACCTTGGTGCATCCACCAAACGCTTATTTGGAACATCATAACAGGGTTTCTTCTGTAACAGGTATGAACTCATCTTACACATCCTTGGAGAATAGATGTCTAGGAACGTTGGTGTGCCCACCAAGATTGGAATCCCTTTGCCAAGCCACCCATTCAGTTGCTATGATGATCAGGAACCATGAATCTTTGattagaagaaaaatgaaagaaatgagtATGGAAGATATGCACTGGTACAAAGGAGAGATTTCTAGGACCGAGTATTCACCATTAAGAAGGGTAACTTCATCTGATGCTAAAAGGAAGAGGGTTCTGGGTATTGCTTCAAGATTGGACAACAACATCATGGAGAATACGGTAACATCTACAGGTCAAAGGGTCCATAGCAGATTTTGTAAGAGGGATTTACTTTTTCGCTTGAACTTTCCTGCGAATGAGAAACTTGACAGCTTAGACGATGTGTTGGACTGTCCTTCAAATGAAGTGAATCTGCAAGACATAGCAGAAATAAAGTGTGAGATGGAAGAGGTTGATTTCCAGGCCATGATGACTCAAGAAGTGTTCTCAGTTCTTCTCCTAAAATCTGTGGAGGAAGTAAATTATCAACTACATGATCAGGCTATCTTGAGCTTCATGAAGGATGACATACTTGGACTTGTTATCAAAGATATTATTCTGAACTGGGATGAGGAAAAAGATCTTGATGTAAATAGAAAGGTAGAAGCGGGCATCAAGAGCACTACCGAGTCGTGTTTGTGCAAAATCAATTATTTAGGAgattcaaagagagagaaaattcttCCACAACAAACCATTTTAAAAACCATGGCTACAGAAGTATATCAGCCATCACCAGTTTTGGATACGATAAGTAAGAGAAGCTTTTGTTCATCTAGTGGAACAGACTCCGATAAGGAGAGAAGGGAACTAGAACAAGATAGAGAGGATGGTGACTTTCAGACCATGGTAATGAAAGAGGTGCTTTTGCTCCTGTATGGGGAATCCGTGAAGGAATTTGGCTTTCATCTAGAACATGGTTCCATATTGACCCTATTGATAGAAGACACCCTTAGGCTCATTGTTAGGTGGACACTTACTAACTGGGATTCTTTGGACTCTTGTGATGTTGAAAACTTGAGTGGCACCAGTGAAACCAATAATTTCTCAAGGAAAAGTGACTACTGGAGATACCATGCAACAGAAAAATTTCTATCAAAAGCACAAAGCAGACCTGAAGGTAATGGAGAAGCGACCAGTCAACGCATTCATGTGGTACACAACCTCAATCAGGTAATTCCTAGCCGATGTGATACAAGCTTGTCTAAAGAAATAAGGATGCTGCAACAGGATAAGGAAGCCACTGAAAACCATATTACGACAGTGAAGGAAATCGTTGTGCTTTTATTCAGAGGCTGTCTAGAAGAAATGAGGTATCAAGTTGACGATGTTGTCGTATTGAATCTTATAAAAGAAGACATTCTTACACTTGCTTTTATGGAGGTGCTCGTGGACTGGAAGAATCAAATTAGTGGGTCAGAACCATCAAATTCAGGCAGATATGACAATAAAAAATCTTCATGTTTACCTAGATGTTTTATACCTTGTGACACACTTTGGCCTACAGATCCTGATGGCATATGTGCACTGCCACTGGTTTTAGAAAATTCCATTTCAGGTGATTCAGTAACTTCTCCATTATCTGAGATAAACTTCCGTGAGAAAATAAGGGAACTAAAAGAAGATCAGATTCAGTCTTGCAGCCGGACTATGATAATGAGCAAGGTCTTTGGTGTTCTATTTAGAGAATATACACTCGAGCTTTTTATTCAACTAGAAGAACATGTTATATTGGGGCTGATGATGGAAGATGTTCTTAAGCTTGCTCTCAGAGAGATGCTCATTGACTGGAACTGTGAAAAGGACTTCTGCACTTTTGGGTCTTTAATCACAGGGGATGTTTATCTGACCATTTTTAGAGAGGCCATAGAAAGCATAGGGTGTGTCGTCGATGCTGGCTTGTCAATATCTGGAACAGGCAGCAAATGCAAAAGTACCGTCAAATGCTTGCCATTTTGTGGTTGCCATGCAGCATACATGCATGTGGGAAATGATGAGATTCATAAAAAGGTTCTGAATCCCTTGTTTAAGTTCATTAAAAGAAATCACGTAATGATAAATGATTGCAGAAATACAATGGAGCACCATACAGATTTTGGGTTGGGTTCTCAGGAGCTGAAAGAGTTGAATAAACAAGAAATTCAGAACAGGGACATTTTGGATGAAAAGGGGAGTATTTTGGGTGAACACAATGAAAGACTTCAGCAGGCTTTGAAACCAATGTTGTGGAACAAGATATGGATGAGGGAATTTGAACCTTGCCTGGATGTCATGTTGAGGGATTATGGGCAGAAGGTCATTACTGAAACCGTCACTGAGTGTACGAAATGGACACCATGCCCATATGttgataatgaagaaaaaaaggagaatatCCAAGAAACTGTTGATGTCTCCACAATGAACCTTTCACAAATGTTCCTTGATTTAGAGCATGTAGTGCACGAGAAACTAAGTATTGTCAGCTCAAG GTTAGAAGAACTGAATGAGCAACTTCATCCACTTTCTGAGCGGGCAAGCACATTAAGAAACAGAGAATTTGTCCACAGAATAGCATTCAAGAGGAGATGTTGCGACCTTCAAAAAGCTGAGATAGAG GTGGATTTGCTAGCTGATGAAGTGGACATGCTTTTGAGACTTTTTGAGAAAGCTTATGTCGCTCTTGATTACTATTCACCAGTTTTGCAACATTATGCTGGG GTCATGGACATTATGAATTTAATAAGGCGGGAGCTAACAAAGGAGTTCACTCTACTTTGA
- the LOC116253361 gene encoding uncharacterized protein LOC116253361 isoform X2, with protein sequence MNGASTLLTATGNRHQQEMQKLEGCLRLKQEALDEDIFDLMVSRDAVWERLEEAEYLILNRDRELSAAMERESALREAVEIKDREINSMKVLLEMSNKSNNARYSNQSRQNRGHGEGNAGDLDHLKEEIDRQLVNIRRNLETGRVCLTEGMREICRSRIGQSEDCSSVASEAASECTMPTDEVDGLFFPYLSLNTGITESYGNSVEVSSIHDRLSNIHRPSWVDLQKMYFQLSETNMAFNQMVDVLQRTLDVLFLKMKQMIYTYETSLSEKCWEHKLVSGVLTTVLQCFMEELQEASGARTAHKMLNKQVISSNAQRFIVREANTCLGNGFKSSLCASADENLRKNLQGKKRDFEGVSSLEDEDQHRVSPMTGISSSCTSLENSRLGTLVHPPNAYLEHHNRVSSVTGMNSSYTSLENRCLGTLVCPPRLESLCQATHSVAMMIRNHESLIRRKMKEMSMEDMHWYKGEISRTEYSPLRRVTSSDAKRKRVLGIASRLDNNIMENTVTSTGQRVHSRFCKRDLLFRLNFPANEKLDSLDDVLDCPSNEVNLQDIAEIKCEMEEVDFQAMMTQEVFSVLLLKSVEEVNYQLHDQAILSFMKDDILGLVIKDIILNWDEEKDLDVNRKVEAGIKSTTESCLCKINYLGDSKREKILPQQTILKTMATEVYQPSPVLDTISKRSFCSSSGTDSDKERRELEQDREDGDFQTMVMKEVLLLLYGESVKEFGFHLEHGSILTLLIEDTLRLIVRWTLTNWDSLDSCDVENLSGTSETNNFSRKSDYWRYHATEKFLSKAQSRPEGNGEATSQRIHVVHNLNQVIPSRCDTSLSKEIRMLQQDKEATENHITTVKEIVVLLFRGCLEEMRYQVDDVVVLNLIKEDILTLAFMEVLVDWKNQISGSEPSNSGRYDNKKSSCLPRCFIPCDTLWPTDPDGICALPLVLENSISGDSVTSPLSEINFREKIRELKEDQIQSCSRTMIMSKVFGVLFREYTLELFIQLEEHVILGLMMEDVLKLALREMLIDWNCEKDFCTFGSLITGDVYLTIFREAIESIGCVVDAGLSISGTGSKCKSTVKCLPFCGCHAAYMHVGNDEIHKKVLNPLFKFIKRNHVMINDCRNTMEHHTDFGLGSQELKELNKQEIQNRDILDEKGSILGEHNERLQQALKPMLWNKIWMREFEPCLDVMLRDYGQKVITETVTECTKWTPCPYVDNEEKKENIQETVDVSTMNLSQMFLDLEHVVHEKLSIVSSRLEELNEQLHPLSERASTLRNREFVHRIAFKRRCCDLQKAEIEVDLLADEVDMLLRLFEKAYVALDYYSPVLQHYAGVMDIMNLIRRELTKEFTLL encoded by the exons ATGAATGGGGCGTCCACACTGTTAACGGCAACTGGCAACCGGCATCAGCAG GAGATGCAGAAGCTGGAAGGTTGCCTGAGGCTGAAACAAGAGGCGTTGGATGAGGATATCTTCGACCTCATGGTTTCGAGAGATGCTGTCTGGGAACGCTTGGAGGAGGCCGAGTATCTAATCCTCAACAGGGACAGGGAGCTATCAGCTGCGATGGAGCGGGAGTCGGCGCTTAGGGAGGCTGTGGAGATCAAAGATAGGGAGATTAACTCGATGAAGGTGTTGCTGGAAATGTCCAATAAAAGCAATAATGCACGCTACTCGAACCAGTCCAGACAAAATCGAGGTCATGGCGAGGGCAATGCTGGTGATCTTGATCacttaaaagaagaaatagacCGACAATTGGTAAACATCAGGCGCAATTTGGAGACTGGGAGGGTCTGCTTAACCGAAGGAATGAGGGAGATCTGTCGCTCTCGAATAGGTCAAAGTGAAGATTGCTCAAGCGTAGCCTCCGAGGCAGCATCTGAGTGCACTATGCCTACTGATGAAGTGGATGGTTTATTCTTTCCCTACTTAAGTTTAAATACTGGAATTACAGAATCATATGGTAACTCTGTGGAAGTTAGCAGTATACATGATCGCCTATCCAACATCCACAGACCTTCGTGGGTTGATTTGCAGAAGATGTATTTCCAATTGTCTGAGACAAACATGGCATTCAACCAAATGGTGGATGTTCTTCAGAGAACCTTGGATGTGCTATTCTTAAAGATGAAGCAAATGATTTATACATACGAGACAAGCCTTTCTGAAAAATGTTGGGAGCATAAGCTTGTGTCCGGAGTGCTGACGACAGTTCTTCAGTGTTTCATGGAGGAGCTTCAGGAGGCTTCTGGGGCTAGAACTGCACACAAAATGCTAAATAAGCAGGTCATATCATCAAATGCCCAGCGTTTCATTGTGAGAGAGGCAAATACCTGCTTAGGAAATGGATTCAAAAGTTCCTTGTGTGCTTCTGCTGatgaaaatttgagaaagaaCCTTCAAGGAAAAAAGCGTGACTTTGAAGGGGTATCttctttggaagatgaagatcAACACCGTGTTTCTCCTATGACAGGCATCAGCTCGTCTTGCACATCCTTGGAGAATAGTCGGCTAGGAACCTTGGTGCATCCACCAAACGCTTATTTGGAACATCATAACAGGGTTTCTTCTGTAACAGGTATGAACTCATCTTACACATCCTTGGAGAATAGATGTCTAGGAACGTTGGTGTGCCCACCAAGATTGGAATCCCTTTGCCAAGCCACCCATTCAGTTGCTATGATGATCAGGAACCATGAATCTTTGattagaagaaaaatgaaagaaatgagtATGGAAGATATGCACTGGTACAAAGGAGAGATTTCTAGGACCGAGTATTCACCATTAAGAAGGGTAACTTCATCTGATGCTAAAAGGAAGAGGGTTCTGGGTATTGCTTCAAGATTGGACAACAACATCATGGAGAATACGGTAACATCTACAGGTCAAAGGGTCCATAGCAGATTTTGTAAGAGGGATTTACTTTTTCGCTTGAACTTTCCTGCGAATGAGAAACTTGACAGCTTAGACGATGTGTTGGACTGTCCTTCAAATGAAGTGAATCTGCAAGACATAGCAGAAATAAAGTGTGAGATGGAAGAGGTTGATTTCCAGGCCATGATGACTCAAGAAGTGTTCTCAGTTCTTCTCCTAAAATCTGTGGAGGAAGTAAATTATCAACTACATGATCAGGCTATCTTGAGCTTCATGAAGGATGACATACTTGGACTTGTTATCAAAGATATTATTCTGAACTGGGATGAGGAAAAAGATCTTGATGTAAATAGAAAGGTAGAAGCGGGCATCAAGAGCACTACCGAGTCGTGTTTGTGCAAAATCAATTATTTAGGAgattcaaagagagagaaaattcttCCACAACAAACCATTTTAAAAACCATGGCTACAGAAGTATATCAGCCATCACCAGTTTTGGATACGATAAGTAAGAGAAGCTTTTGTTCATCTAGTGGAACAGACTCCGATAAGGAGAGAAGGGAACTAGAACAAGATAGAGAGGATGGTGACTTTCAGACCATGGTAATGAAAGAGGTGCTTTTGCTCCTGTATGGGGAATCCGTGAAGGAATTTGGCTTTCATCTAGAACATGGTTCCATATTGACCCTATTGATAGAAGACACCCTTAGGCTCATTGTTAGGTGGACACTTACTAACTGGGATTCTTTGGACTCTTGTGATGTTGAAAACTTGAGTGGCACCAGTGAAACCAATAATTTCTCAAGGAAAAGTGACTACTGGAGATACCATGCAACAGAAAAATTTCTATCAAAAGCACAAAGCAGACCTGAAGGTAATGGAGAAGCGACCAGTCAACGCATTCATGTGGTACACAACCTCAATCAGGTAATTCCTAGCCGATGTGATACAAGCTTGTCTAAAGAAATAAGGATGCTGCAACAGGATAAGGAAGCCACTGAAAACCATATTACGACAGTGAAGGAAATCGTTGTGCTTTTATTCAGAGGCTGTCTAGAAGAAATGAGGTATCAAGTTGACGATGTTGTCGTATTGAATCTTATAAAAGAAGACATTCTTACACTTGCTTTTATGGAGGTGCTCGTGGACTGGAAGAATCAAATTAGTGGGTCAGAACCATCAAATTCAGGCAGATATGACAATAAAAAATCTTCATGTTTACCTAGATGTTTTATACCTTGTGACACACTTTGGCCTACAGATCCTGATGGCATATGTGCACTGCCACTGGTTTTAGAAAATTCCATTTCAGGTGATTCAGTAACTTCTCCATTATCTGAGATAAACTTCCGTGAGAAAATAAGGGAACTAAAAGAAGATCAGATTCAGTCTTGCAGCCGGACTATGATAATGAGCAAGGTCTTTGGTGTTCTATTTAGAGAATATACACTCGAGCTTTTTATTCAACTAGAAGAACATGTTATATTGGGGCTGATGATGGAAGATGTTCTTAAGCTTGCTCTCAGAGAGATGCTCATTGACTGGAACTGTGAAAAGGACTTCTGCACTTTTGGGTCTTTAATCACAGGGGATGTTTATCTGACCATTTTTAGAGAGGCCATAGAAAGCATAGGGTGTGTCGTCGATGCTGGCTTGTCAATATCTGGAACAGGCAGCAAATGCAAAAGTACCGTCAAATGCTTGCCATTTTGTGGTTGCCATGCAGCATACATGCATGTGGGAAATGATGAGATTCATAAAAAGGTTCTGAATCCCTTGTTTAAGTTCATTAAAAGAAATCACGTAATGATAAATGATTGCAGAAATACAATGGAGCACCATACAGATTTTGGGTTGGGTTCTCAGGAGCTGAAAGAGTTGAATAAACAAGAAATTCAGAACAGGGACATTTTGGATGAAAAGGGGAGTATTTTGGGTGAACACAATGAAAGACTTCAGCAGGCTTTGAAACCAATGTTGTGGAACAAGATATGGATGAGGGAATTTGAACCTTGCCTGGATGTCATGTTGAGGGATTATGGGCAGAAGGTCATTACTGAAACCGTCACTGAGTGTACGAAATGGACACCATGCCCATATGttgataatgaagaaaaaaaggagaatatCCAAGAAACTGTTGATGTCTCCACAATGAACCTTTCACAAATGTTCCTTGATTTAGAGCATGTAGTGCACGAGAAACTAAGTATTGTCAGCTCAAG GTTAGAAGAACTGAATGAGCAACTTCATCCACTTTCTGAGCGGGCAAGCACATTAAGAAACAGAGAATTTGTCCACAGAATAGCATTCAAGAGGAGATGTTGCGACCTTCAAAAAGCTGAGATAGAG GTGGATTTGCTAGCTGATGAAGTGGACATGCTTTTGAGACTTTTTGAGAAAGCTTATGTCGCTCTTGATTACTATTCACCAGTTTTGCAACATTATGCTGGG GTCATGGACATTATGAATTTAATAAGGCGGGAGCTAACAAAGGAGTTCACTCTACTTTGA